One Brassica napus cultivar Da-Ae chromosome A5, Da-Ae, whole genome shotgun sequence DNA window includes the following coding sequences:
- the LOC125608881 gene encoding uncharacterized protein LOC125608881, which produces MSSIGKSTFASDSNSEKPKGVEADSLPGPIKPIGAPYVSSGLTIGDPHSKTAKGQTSVSSGLTKPIGKNLNGTIIHTTKTGVSSGVRGKAAVSSGVKGKAIVSDVGEVMAFKDVKFGPNQGELRFRLIHFWEARNVLTKVIIGLEMLLIDQEETVIQGFIPAGRIETYLPHMEAGGIYRLNSFYGSKNKTLYRVADPSVTITFSSTSVLSDLEDSLVCIPEDRFRFRGYEEFDAACDLKGDLYDYVGHIKLVNGQVLSDSIVIDDAEIASSRRVLLHVQTHDGPVMKLYLWDKAAFDFSGKIKASGGTARVILVTTLNPKRFGGALTLSTMTSSRVFLDSDVQATRDYLTWLNSNLAVANRVDADVVTKTETVTIGELFSFMKQEAAKVAWFECIATIGDVAHGSAWYYIGCGVCHTKATKGPTTLMCKKCGKSDIVGVAQYLARISVYDNDDHASFVLLGDAGHELTGKKASELVESYFEANEDVGDDHLVPVPQALIDSIGQTHKFIVKVSNHNLTGKTQSLTVTKVLTPEVLELEGNLVGNVILPDAHEPLQKGVAEDGPSTRFEESDGQGVKRTADNVEAEDPKRAKCG; this is translated from the exons ATGAGTTCCATCGGAAAATCCACGTTTGCAAGTGATTCCAACTCGGAGAAACCAAAAGGCGTTGAGGCTGACTCCTTACCCGGACCGATCAAGCCCATCGGTGCACCCTATGTCTCTTCCGGCCTCACGATCGGCGATCCCCACTCGAAGACAGCCAAAGGCCAGACGTCGGTCTCCTCCGGTCTGACTAAACCCATCGGCAAGAACCTCAATG GTACGATCATTCACACCACGAAGACCGGTGTCTCTTCAGGCGTCAGAGGCAAAGCTGCTGTCTCCTCTGGCGTCAAGGGAAAAGCCATTGTCTCCGATGTTGGGGAAGTGATGGCTTTCAAAGATGTGAAATTCGGACCTAATCAAGGCGAGTTGAGGTTTCGGTTGATCCATTTTTGGGAAGCTAGAAATGTTCTGACGAAGGTGATTATTGGTCTCGAGATGCTTCTCATCGACCAAGAG GAAACTGTTATCCAGGGCTTCATTCCAGCTGGGAGGATAGAGACTTATTTGCCACACATGGAAGCTGGTGGCATTTACAGGCTCAACAGTTTTTACGGGTCTAAGAACAAGACTTTGTATCGGGTAGCCGACCCAAGTGTCACCATCACCTTCTCATCGACTTCTGTCCTCTCTGATCTAGAGGACAGTTTGGTTTGTATCCCTGAGGACCGTTTCCGGTTCCGTGGATATGAGGAGTTCGATGCTGCTTGCGACTTGAAAGGGGATCTTTATG ATTATGTTGGCCACATCAAACTTGTGAATGGGCAGGTTCTTAGTGACAGTATCGTGATAGATGATGCTGAGATAGCTTCATCCCGCCGAGTTCTGCTTCATGTTCAAACTCATGA TGGTCCGGTGATGAAGTTGTACCTATGGGATAAGGCTGCTTTTGACTTTAGTGGAAAAATTAAAGCATCTGGAGGAACTGCACGTGTTATTTTGGTCACCACCTTAAACCCGAAACGATTTGGAG GTGCCCTAACTCTCTCCACTATGACATCATCACGTGTATTTTTGGACAGTGATGTCCAAGCAACCCGTGATTATCTCACTTG GTTGAACTCGAACTTAGCTGTTGCTAACAGAGTTGATGCAGACGTTGTCACTAAGACTGAGACAGTGACTATAGGCGAGCTCTTTTCCTTTATGAAGCAAGAAGCTGCCAAG GTTGCTTGGTTCGAGTGCATAGCAACCATTGGTGATGTTGCGCATGGTTCAGCATGGTATTACATAGGCTGTGGTGTGTGCCATACTAAGGCAACCAAAGGGCCTACCACCCTTATGTGTAAAAAATGTGGGAAAAGCGATATTGTTGGTGTTGCACA GTACTTAGCCAGGATCTCTGTCTACGATAATGATGATCATGCGTCTTTTGTTCTCCTTGGTGATGCTGGTCATGAGTTGACTGGAAAGAAAGCTTCTGAATTGGTTGAGAGTTATTTCGAG GCCAATGAGGATGTAGGAGATGATCATTTGGTCCCGGTGCCTCAAGCTCTGATCGATTCCATAGGACAGACTCACAAATTCATTGTGAAGGTATCAAATCACAATTTGACCGGCAAGACCCAGTCTTTGACTGTGACAAAGGTGCTCACTCCAGAAGTTCTAGAACTTGAAGGCAATTTAGTAGGAAATGTGATTTTACCAGATGCCCATGAACCTTTGCAGAAGGGAGTTGCTGAGGATGGTCCTTCCACACGTTTTGAAGAATCTGATGGTCAGGGGGTGAAAAGAACTGCTGATAATGTTGAGGCAGAAGATCCCAAGCGAGCCAAATGTGGCTAA
- the LOC106450713 gene encoding BTB/POZ domain-containing protein At2g46260, with translation MRGSSNDADLFDPKTEMDSNFSRHGSSSSSSEGDFGFAFNDSNFSDRLLRIEIMGGASSDSTSDVGEGGCTSIADWARHRKRRREDNNKKDNVTVSDIVACPEEQIITDNNQPDLDDNLDEEGEAMVEEEETLSGDDDASSEPNWGMDQSTVVNVKELHISSPILAAKSPFFYKLFSNGMRESEQRHVTLRISAQEEGALMELLNFVYSNSLTVTTAPALLDVLMAADKFEVASCMRYCSRLLRNMPMTPDSALLYLDLPSSVLMAEAVQPLTDAAKQFLASRFKDITKFQEEVMALPLAGIEAILSSDDLQIASEDAVYDFVLKWARGQYSSLEDRREILGSRLALYIRFPYMTCRKLKKVLTCSDFDHEVASKQVLEALFFKAEAPHRQRILAAEGSDSTNRRFIERAYKYRPVKVVEFELPRPQCVVYLDLKREECTGLFPSGRVYSQAFHLGGQGFFLSAHCNMDQQSSFHCFGLFLGMQEKGAVSFGVDYEFAAREKPSQDYACKYKGNYTFTGGKAVGYRNLFGIPWTSFIAEDSQYFIDGILHLRAELTIKRTDLH, from the exons aTGAGAGGCTCCTCCAACGACGCCGATCTATTCGACCCCAAGACGGAGATGGACTCCAATTTCTCTCGCCACggttcttcctcctcctcctccgaaGGCGATTTCGGATTCGCCTTCAACGACAGCAACTTCTCCGACCGTTTGCTCCGGATCGAGATCATGGGCGGTGCTTCGTCGGATTCCACGTCTGATGTCGGCGAAGGAGGGTGCACGAGTATTGCCGATTGGGCTCGTCATCGcaagaggagaagagaggaCAACAACAAGAAGGATAATG TTACGGTTTCGGACATTGTGGCGTGTCCTGAAGAGCAGATTATAACGGATAATAACCAACCAGATTTGGATGATAAtcttgatgaagaaggagaggctatggtggaagaggaggagactCTCTCAG gtgATGATGATGCATCTAGTGAGCCGAACTGGGGGATGGATCAATCTACTGTTGTTAATGTTAAGGAGCTGCATATTAGCTCTCCTATCTTGGCTGCTAAAAGCCCTTTCTTTTACAAG CTGTTTTCTAATGGAATGAGGGAATCAGAACAAAGACATGTAACCCTTAGAATTAGTGCACAAG AGGAAGGTGCTTTGATGGAGCTTTTAAACTTTGTGTACAGCAACTCTCTAACTGTCACAACAGCACCTGCTTTACTAGATGTTCTCATGGCTGCTGACAAGTTTGAGGTTGCTTCCTGCATGAGGTACTGCAGTAGACTTCTCCGCAATATGCCTATGACTCCCGATTCCGCTTTGCTCTATCTCGACCTCCCCTCCAGCGTTTTAATGGCCGAAGCTGTCCAGCCTCTAACCGATGCAGCTAAACAGTTCCTTGCCTCGCGTTTCAAGGATATCACCAA GTTTCAGGAGGAGGTTATGGCCTTACCGTTGGCTGGAATCGAGGCGATACTATCGAGCGATGATCTCCAAATTGCTTCAGAGGACGCTGTTTACGACTTTGTGTTGAAATGGGCGAGGGGACAGTACAGTTCGTTGGAAGACCGTAGAGAGATTCTAGGCTCACGCCTTGCTCTTTACATACGCTTCCCATACATGACGTGCAGAAAACTCAAAAAGGTGCTAACCTGCAGCGACTTTGACCACGAAGTAGCGTCAAAGCAAGTCCTAGAAGCGCTCTTCTTCAAAGCGGAAGCTCCTCACAGGCAACGCATCCTAGCAGCTGAAGGATCAGACTCAACGAACCGCCGGTTCATAGAGAGGGCTTACAAATACAGACCCGTGAAAGTAGTCGAGTTCGAGCTTCCTCGCCCGCAGTGTGTAGTGTACCTTGACTTGAAGCGAGAGGAGTGCACAGGACTGTTCCCTTCGGGGAGAGTCTACTCTCAGGCCTTTCATTTAGGAGGTCAAGGCTTCTTCCTCTCTGCGCATTGCAACATGGACCAGCAAAGCTCGTTCCACTGCTTTGGTCTGTTCCTTGGGATGCAAGAGAAAGGAGCTGTGAGCTTTGGTGTGGACTACGAGTTCGCGGCTAGAGAGAAGCCTTCGCAGGATTACGCTTGCAAGTACAAAGGGAACTACACGTTCACTGGTGGCAAAGCGGTTGGTTACAGGAACCTCTTCGGGATCCCTTGGACTTCGTTTATCGCTGAGGATAGTCAGTACTTCATCGATGGCATTCTCCATCTCCGTGCTGAGCTCACTATTAAACGAACAGACCTTCACTGA
- the LOC106450711 gene encoding uncharacterized protein At5g41620, translated as MERECEGEGDIEKKLRRSFYMGNCSKRAGPSTPPPTWRLGASSSKEFLVNSDVSVRKLCAELWETEHFRPPVGLPRCRRRDSDVDSPCDHQPPSRGTSLRRQVDDHRLVQRHGDLLQPITPSSSSNHSLEVVKRKPAFSQTGSSMAAKSASYGLGSSTKLLKVLNRIWSLEEQNTANTSLVKALKMELDECRAEIKEVQHREKQSYRRVCKKKEEEEEEIKDVLRSMKKELDEEREVRKKSESMHRKLTRELCEAKHCLTKALKDLENERKERVVVEDLCDEFAKTVKDYEDKERRRRSHSSQSDSGYIHQRVCLKELEEGLKRRSRRDNKLQLKRSVQVLNLSMSSEGDKIHPEVGTPRKVDDLEMSRTFSKSVMVREESRSLKDKLMEARVESRRLRSLKSTPSHPVQAI; from the exons atggagagagagtgTGAAGGAGAAGGAGACATTGAAAAAAAGCTGAGACGAAGTTTCTACATGGGTAATTGCAGTAAAAGAGCTGGTCCTTCTACTCCTCCACCCACGTGGCGACTCGGAGCTTCCTCCTCTAAAGAGTTCTTGGTGAATTCTGATGTTTCCGTCAGGAAACTGTGCGCAGAGCTTTGGGAAACAGAGCATTTCAGACCACCGGTTGGTTTACCACGGTGTCGACGACGTGATTCCGATGTGGATTCGCCTTGTGATCATCAG CCACCAAGTAGAGGTACTAGCTTGAGGAGACAGGTTGATGATCATAGACTTGTTCAGAGACATGGCGACTTGTTGCAACCAATCACTCCTTCAAGTTCCAGCAACCATTCTTTGGAG GTTGTGAAACGTAAACCAGCGTTTAGTCAGACCGGTTCGTCGATGGCTGCTAAGTCTGCTAGCTACGGTTTAGGTTCGTCTACGAAGCTTCTCAAGGTGCTAAACCGGATATGGAGTCTGGAAGAACAGAACACTGCTAACACTTCTTTGGTCAAAGCTCTAAAGATGGAGTTGGATGAGTGTAGAGCTGAGATCAAGGAGGTGCAGCATCGTGAGAAGCAGAGTTATAGGAGAGTATGCAAGAaaaaagaggaggaagaagaagagataaagGATGTGTTGAGATCCATGAAgaaggagttggatgaagagaGGGAAGTTAGAAAGAAGTCAGAGAGTATGCACCGGAAGCTAACACGTGAGCTTTGTGAAGCTAAGCATTGTTTAACAAAGGCTTTGAAAGATCTTGAGAACGAGAGAAAGGAACGTGTTGTTGTGGAAGATCTCTGCGATGAGTTTGCTAAAACGGTTAAAGATTATGAAGATAAGGAGAGGAGGAGAAGGTCACATTCGAGTCAAAGTGATTCAGGTTATATTCATCAAAGGGTTTGCTTGAAAGAACTTGAGGAAGGACTCAAAAGGCGTTCGAGAAGAGATAACAAGCTGCAGCTTAAGAGGTCTGTTCAAGTTCTTAATCTATCTATGTCTTCTGAAGGAGACAAGATTCATCCAGAGGTTGGAACTCCAAGGAAGGTTGATGATTTGGAAATGTCTAGAACTTTCTCGAAGAGTGTGATGGTGAGAGAGGAGAGTCGTAGTCTGAAGGATAAGCTGATGGAAGCTCGTGTAGAGAGTCGACGTTTACGTTCTTTGAAGTCTACTCCGAGTCATCCGGTTCAAGCCATTTGA
- the LOC106450708 gene encoding LOW QUALITY PROTEIN: BAG family molecular chaperone regulator 6 (The sequence of the model RefSeq protein was modified relative to this genomic sequence to represent the inferred CDS: inserted 1 base in 1 codon): MMPMYMNSPQGGYCCYQGFGSYPHHVTADASCEHCPTPSPCYGSCAHGNNFPAYTPYWPPCYHPPQAPYHSCWGNHSGFYPHAPPCYVHQPFPVGYQHGFESEKDVTGKNRCTKCSAPKNGTGVVIEEHEPETEKRRDNGEAVNDVRSTNYPYPIVWIPHENARNQEHGSHNQPPAQIKAPESTKVQKADPKSWNGCFPLDENTIRSLIQNQDRNKLQNGELPFDINKLKSLLQGQGQGQTQKTKVPGQLQYPIFWIPSQGKKEDVEASEKKECGKEGIDLESVSSDRLNNGKIAQCDKGNLEGLSDAVEKRLVRNIPVESYKEPTSIPDKPLENHLPEPTEKILKTEPAEDTRKEQRSSPPKASRLPPVCLRVDPLPKRKSGGSKSLSPPRRKEQTLMSEETKVASPLSSKKVETRTIPESCNVKCEEANKEKKSEECLKPSGTNKDSDSTKSDLQGLKCEIVEPCETKEKPAKKTFSEEESARIIQSRFRGYDVRRWEPIKKLKEIATVRKQMSDVKKRVQALELSADQHTEGKEIVVLGEMVMSLLLKLDSVQGLHPSIRDYRKSLARELSDMQENIDSLKKSSVEKVAVEEQVDNASQSQISDPLVNLEHRQLAEENKMVSDSNAEKVCPASSEEHLTSLKNTTDGQLVAEAEEVTGLSETLATDPEPASETGVCEADSTTIPEKIEAPEAMLPINPSSADGNKMTVANKEDKVMVKKLEELLPELQEEVETTLGSENTSEVSETVANGSDGDRKTDDDYVLSSEKIEAVETVQPVNTSSADANEMTVTNIDEDKATVEKLEDPLHELPQVVEATGGSGFEGXDEVSETVASAPENEDGKGEDDYVLPSEENEAVETVVPVNSSSADADEMTVTDVVEDQVMVEKLEEPQVVETTDEQAFEGLGNGTEVSEAVADVSETEDRKGDDDSVLPSEKDVELSDLPVGVIDDEVQLLTQDSLSSPGEEKTVVDTETASKEGTNVDHSFTGISQESKLGMSEETKKLMEENQRFKETVETLVKAGREQLEVISKLTGRVKSLEKKLSQKKRTHVGRRKPNRGKQTTKPMAASCTDAVM; the protein is encoded by the exons ATGATGCCTATGTACATGAACTCACCACAAGGAGGATACTGTTGTTACCAAGGCTTTGGGAGCTATCCTCATCACGTGACAGCTGATGCCTCGTGTGAACATTGCCCCACTCCGTCGCCTTGTTATGGAAGCTGCGCTCACGGCAACAACTTTCCTGCCTACACTCCTTACTGGCCTCCTTGCTATCATCCCCCACAAGCTCCGTATCATTCGTGCTGGGGGAACCATTCCGGGTTTTATCCTCACGCTCCTCCTTGTTACGTTCATCAGCCGTTCCCTGTTGGTTATCAACATGGTTTTGAGTCTGAGAAGGATGTGACTGGGAAGAACCGATGTACAAAGTGTTCTGCCCCGAAGAATGGCACTGGTGTTGTTATTGAAGAGCATGAGCCTGAGACTGAGAAACGAAGAGACAATGGAGAGGCTGTTAATGATGTCCGTTCCACCAACTATCCTTATCCCATTGTATGGATACCTCATGAGAACGCTAGGAATCAAGAGCATGGAAGCCATAATCAACCTCCTGCTCAGATTAAAGCTCCGGAGAGTACGAAGGTGCAGAAAGCTGATCCTAAGTCTTGGAATGGTTGTTTCCCATTAGACGAGAACACCATCAGGTCGTTGATTCAAAATCAAGACAGGAATAAGCTGCAGAACGGGGAACTACCTTTTGATATCAACAAGCTGAAATCCTTACTGCAGGGTCAGGGACAGGGACAGACCCAGAAGACCAAAGTGCCGGGACAGCTTCAGTATCCTATCTTTTGGATACCTTCTCAGGGGAAAAAGGAAGATGTTGAAGCTTCTGAGAAAAAGGAGTGTGGTAAGGAAGGGATTGACTTGGAGTCCGTCTCCTCTGATCGTTTAAACAACGGTAAAATCGCCCAATGCGACAAAGGAAACCTTGAAGGTCTATCAGATGCGGTGGAGAAGAGGCTCGTGAGAAACATCCCGGTGGAGAGTTATAAAGAACCAACAAGTATTCCCGATAAACCGTTAGAAAACCATCTTCCAGAGCCAACCGAGAAGATTCTGAAGACAGAGCCAGCTGAGGACACAAGGAAAGAGCAGCGTTCGTCTCCACCAAAAGCATCTAGGTTGCCTCCGGTTTGTCTGCGTGTTGACCCGTTGCCGAAGAGGAAAAGTGGTGGTTCCAAATCTCTTAGCCCTCCTAGACGGAAGGAACAAACCTTAATGTCAGAAGAGACCAAGGTCGCTTCTCCGCTGAGCTCTAAGAAGGTCGAAACAAGGACTATTCCTGAATCTTGTAATGTTAAATGTGAAGAGgcaaacaaagaaaagaagtCTGAGGAATGCCTGAAGCCATCAGGAACAAATAAAGACTCAGATTCAACTAAATCTGATCTGCAAGGACTGAAATGTGAGATCGTTGAACCTTGTGAAACTAAGGAGAAGCCTGCGAAGAAGACCTTTTCAGAAGAGGAATCTGCTAGAATTATCCAGTCTAGATTCCGCGGATATGATGTGAGAAGATGGGAGCCGATTAAGAAATTGAAGGAGATAGCCACTGTTCGGAAGCAGATGAGTGATGTTAAAAAGCGTGTTCAGGCGCTAGAACTATCCGCTGATCAGCACACAGAAGGAAAGGAGATCGTAGTTCTTGGTGAAATGGTGATGAGCCTTCTGTTAAAACTTGATTCTGTCCAG GGTTTGCATCCTAGTATTAGAGATTATAGAAAATCTTTGGCTAGAGAGCTCTCGGACATGCAGGAGAACATTGACTCCTTGAAAAAGAGTAGTGTTGAAAAAGTGGCTGTGGAGGAACAAGTGGATAATGCCTCACAGTCACAGATCAGTGATCCTCTTGTGAACTTGGAGCACCGTCAGCTTGCAGAAGAGAACAAAATGGTCTCTGATTCGAATGCGGAGAAGGTTTGTCCTGCTTCTTCCGAGGAACATCTTACGAGTCTCAAGAACACCACAGATGGACAGCTGGTGGCTGAAGCAGAAGAAGTAACTGGGTTGTCTGAAACCTTAGCTACGGATCCTGAGCCAGCTTCTGAAACAGGCGTATGTGAAGCGGACTCGACAACCATTCCAGAGAAAATTGAAGCGCCTGAGGCTATGTTACCGATCAATCCATCATCAGCTGATGGAAATAAAATGACAGTGGCGAACAAGGAGGACAAAGTCATGGTCAAGAAGTTGGAGGAGCTGTTGCCTGAATTGCAAGAAGAGGTGGAAACGACCCTTGGCTCGGAAAATACCTCCGAGGTTTCTGAAACTGTGGCCAACGGTTCTGATGGCGACAGAAAGACAGACGATGATTACGTACTGTCTTCAGAGAAAATTGAAGCGGTTGAGACTGTTCAACCAGTCAATACATCGTCAGCTGATGCAAATGAAATGACAGTGACCAATATTGATGAAGACAAAGCCACGGTGGAGAAATTGGAGGATCCCCTGCACGAATTGCCGCAAGTGGTTGAAGCAACTGGTGGATCGGGTTTTGAAG GTGACGAAGTCTCTGAAACTGTGGCCAGCGCTCCTGAGAATGAAGACGGAAAGGGAGAAGACGATTACGTCTTGCCTTCAGAGGAAAATGAAGCGGTTGAGACTGTTGTACCAGTCAATTCATCTTCAGCTGATGCGGACGAAATGACAGTAACCGATGTTGTCGAAGACCAAGTCATggtggagaagctggaggagcCGCAAGTGGTGGAAACGACAGATGAACAAGCTTTTGAAGGCCTGGGAAATGGTACCGAAGTCTCTGAAGCTGTGGCCGACGTGTCTGAGACTGAAGACAGAAAGGGAGACGATGATTCCGTATTGCCTTCAGAGAAAGATGTGGAACTGTCTGACTTACCTGTTGGAGTGATTGATGATGAAGTGCAGCTTCTTACACAGGATTCATTATCATCCCCTGGAGAGGAGAAGACTGTTGTGGACACTGAAACAGCGAGCAAGGAGGGGACTAACGTTGACCACTCATTCACTGGCATAAGCCAGGAGTCTAAACTTGGGATgtcagaagaaacaaaaaagctGATGGAGGAGAACCAACGCTTCAAGGAAACAGTGGAGACGCTAGTAAAGGCGGGCAGAGAACAACTCGAAGTCATATCGAAATTAACAGGTCGAGTCAAAAGCCTAGAGAAGAAACTGTCACAGAAGAAGAGGACTCATGTTGGACGTCGAAAACCCAACCGTGGAAAGCAAACAACCAAACCAATGGCTGCAAGTTGTACTGATGCCGTAAtgtaa
- the LOC106450710 gene encoding rRNA-processing protein FCF1 homolog yields MGKAKKPQKFAVMKKTISHKALKHYKEEILNPNKKDLTELPRNVPNVPSGMFFSHNTNMVPPYRVLVDTNFINFSIQNKIDIEQGMMFCLNAKCTPCITDCVMAELEKLGQKYRVALRIAKDPRFERLPCVHKGTYADDCLVDRVTQHKCFMVATCDRDLKRRIRKVPGVPIMYLAGRKYSVERLPEATLGRAPRY; encoded by the exons ATGGGAAAGGCAAAGAAACCTCAGAAGTTTGCTGTCATGAAGAAGACGATAAGCCACAAAGCTCTGAAGCA ttACAAGGAGGAGATTCTGAATCCAAACAAGAAGGACCTCACTGAGCTTCCTAGAAACGT TCCGAATGTTCCATCAGGGATGTTCTTTTCTCACAACACTAATATGGTTCCTCCTTACCGAGTTTTGGTGGATACTAACTTCATCAACTTCTCTATCCAGAACAAG ATTGATATAGAGCAGGGGATGATGTTCTGCTTGAACGCAAAAT GCACTCCTTGTATCACGGACTGCGTCATGGCTGAGCTTGAGAAGTTAGGCCAGAAGTATCGTGTTGCTCTTAG GATTGCGAAAGATCCTCGCTTCGAGAGACTACCTTGTGTACACAAAGGCACATATGCTGATGACTGCCTCGTTGACAGAGTTACTCAG CATAAGTGTTTCATGGTGGCGACCTGTGATAGAGACTTGAAGCGAAGGATTCGAAAG GTTCCTGGAGTGCCTATCATGTACTTGGCGGGTCGCAAGTACTCAGTAGAGAGGCTGCCTGAGGCAACACTTGGTAGAG CTCCAAGATACTGA
- the LOC106450709 gene encoding protein ABIL1, whose product METEASVTENPAMTFDEASMERSKSFVKALQELKNLRPQLYSAADYCEKSYLHSEQKQMVLDNLKDYTVKALVNAVDHLGTVASKLTDLFDQQSCDVLTMEMRASCVSQQLLTCRTYIDKEGLRQQQLLAVIPLHHKHYILPNSVNKRVHFSPLRRSESRQNHSQAISRLQPSDAPASKSLSWHLGGSETKSTLKGTTTVASSSKDSKAFAKTSGVFHLLGDEENIKPLVGGSQVSGVPGTSSITRQTYSVAQKDMEAPKLMTGHKSFDNPRREIIQAPVRTKSVLSAFFVKQKTPKLKAGYV is encoded by the exons ATGGAGACGGAAGCTTCGGTGACGGAGAATCCAGCGATGACCTTCGACGAGGCTTCCATGGAACGCAGCAAGAGCTTCGTCAAGGCCTTGCag GAGCTCAAGAACTTGAGGCCTCAGCTTTACTCGGCTGCTGATTACTGTGAGAAGTCTTATCTCCACAGCGAGCAAAAGCAAAT GGTGTTGGACAATTTAAAGGACTATACTGTGAAGGCTCTGGTGAATGCTGTTGATCATTTGGGAACTGTTGCTTCTAAGCTTACTGATCTCTTTGATCAGCAGAGTTGTGATGTATTGACTATGGAGATGAGAGCTTCTTGTGTTAGTCAG cAACTGCTTACTTGCCGGACTTATATTGACAAAGAAGGTCTTAGACAGCAGCAGCTATTGGCTGTTATCCCATTGCATCACAAGCATTACATTCTACCAA ATTCTGTTAACAAGCGGGTACACTTTAGTCCGCTGAGACGATCTGAGTCAAGACAGAATCATTCTCAAGCTATCAGCCGTCTTCAACCTTCAG ATGCTCCTGCATCGAAATCACTCTCATGGCATTTAGGCGGCTCAGAGACTAAGTCGACACTGAAAGGAACAACCACTGTTGCATCAAG CTCCAAAGATTCAAAAGCTTTTGCAAAGACATCTGGAGTGTTCCATCTTTTAG GTGATGAAGAGAACATTAAGCCTTTGGTTGGAGGTTCTCAGGTCTCAGGTGTTCCTGGAACATCCTCCATCACAAGGCAGACATACAGTGTTGCCCAGAAG GATATGGAAGCTCCAAAACTCATGACGGGACACAAGTCATTTGACAACCCACGACGAGAGATCATCCAAGCACCTGTGAGGACCAAGAGCGTTCTATCTGCCTTCttcgtcaaacagaaaactccAAAGCTCAAAGCTGGTTACGTCTAG
- the LOC106454541 gene encoding uncharacterized protein LOC106454541: MAFLVRSPEIPTVSARSFPGSSSSVRHVFMRRKVTVSARDLSGVKNQKSRLYVKFSAPVKEDCEISTKKEENKQNYYVNMGHAVRCLREELPSLFYKEPNFDIYRDDIVLRDPINTFTGIDNYKSILWALRFHGRIFFKALCIDIVSIWQPTENTLMIRWTVHGIPRGPWQTRGRFDGTSEYKFDKNGKIYEHKVDNIAVNSPPKFQMLNVKELVEAISCGTTPKPTYFSSSWLETY, from the exons ATGGCATTCCTTGTCCGTTCTCCGGAGATACCCACCGTCTCAGCAAGAAGCTTCCCCGGTTCGAGTTCGAGTGTGAGACATGTGTTTATGAGAAGAAAGGTTACGGTTTCAGCTAGAGATTTGTCTGGTGTGAAGAATCAAAAATCAAGATTGTACGTGAAGTTCTCAGCTCCGGTGAAAGAAGACTGCGAGATTagtacaaaaaaagaagaaaataagcaGAACTACTACGTGAACATGGGTCACGCGGTTCGGTGTCTCAGAGAGGAGCTCCCTTCCTTGTTCTACAAGGAGCCCAACTTTGACATCTACAG GGATGATATTGTGTTGAGAGACCCTATCAACACTTTCACGGGAATTGATAACTACAAATCAATATTATGGGCGTTACGTTTCCACGGAAGGATCTTCTTCAAAGCACTCTGCATCGACATTGTTAGTATTTGGCAACCCACGGAGAACACTCTGATGATTCGATGGACTGTTCACGGTATCCCTCGTGGTCCTTGGCAGACTCGTGGTCGGTTTGATGGCACTTCAGAGTATAAATTCGATAAGAACGGGAAGATTTATGAACACAAAGTTGATAATATCGCCGTTAACTCACCTCCAAAGTTTCAAATGCTCAATGTTAAGGAGCTTGTTGAAGCCATTAGCTGCGGCACCACACCGAAGCCAACGTATTTTTCATCATCATGGTTGGAAACATATTAG